The following are from one region of the Halodesulfurarchaeum sp. HSR-GB genome:
- a CDS encoding DUF373 family protein: protein MQTLVVAIDRTGDVPGKTGVSLPVSGVETVSDLIVEFGMEDPEDSTVNTLLEALAVGRDIEETGESAVVGIVSGNAENVVSADQAIAKQIDELIEIHDPDSAVVVIDSTEDERLLPIIESRIRIDSVDRVVVRQARDLESTYYLLKQFLADEELRGTVLIPIGIVMLVFPAILMLSDVAVAIGSITAVIGTFLLYRGFGVDERLATLSTQARDALYSGRISIVTSVIAAGLALVGIFVGVLGASELPIEGLEFVTVMAFAYYSVPWIALGAIAASIGRLVDEVLRDETIRTASLNLPFGALAMGLVVRGFAAYFLERAAIIDGIVLEPTRIGAITIRGLTLSPEHRLAGFVLLGIFVSLLGIGLTSRLTHDGDRDPEAA, encoded by the coding sequence ATGCAGACCCTGGTCGTGGCGATCGATCGCACCGGAGACGTCCCGGGCAAGACCGGCGTTTCCCTGCCCGTTAGCGGTGTGGAGACCGTCTCCGATCTGATCGTCGAATTCGGGATGGAAGACCCGGAGGACTCGACGGTCAACACGTTACTCGAGGCACTCGCCGTCGGCCGGGACATCGAGGAAACGGGGGAGTCAGCCGTCGTCGGGATCGTCTCGGGCAACGCCGAGAACGTCGTGTCCGCCGACCAGGCCATCGCAAAACAGATCGACGAGTTGATCGAGATCCACGATCCGGACTCGGCAGTGGTCGTCATCGACAGCACCGAGGACGAGCGACTCTTGCCGATCATCGAGAGCCGGATTCGGATCGATTCGGTCGATCGCGTGGTCGTCCGCCAGGCCAGGGACCTCGAATCGACCTACTACCTGCTCAAGCAGTTCCTCGCGGACGAGGAGCTCCGGGGCACGGTGCTGATCCCGATCGGGATCGTCATGCTGGTGTTCCCGGCGATTCTCATGTTGAGCGACGTGGCCGTCGCCATCGGGTCGATCACGGCGGTCATCGGCACCTTCCTCCTCTATCGCGGGTTCGGGGTGGACGAGCGGCTCGCGACCCTCTCCACGCAGGCCCGCGATGCGCTTTACTCCGGGCGGATCTCGATCGTGACCTCCGTAATCGCCGCCGGCCTCGCGCTCGTCGGAATCTTCGTGGGGGTTCTTGGCGCCTCGGAACTGCCGATCGAAGGGTTAGAGTTCGTGACCGTGATGGCCTTCGCGTACTACAGCGTGCCCTGGATCGCCCTGGGCGCGATTGCAGCCTCGATCGGGCGGCTCGTGGACGAGGTCCTCCGGGACGAAACGATTCGCACCGCCTCCCTGAACCTGCCCTTCGGGGCGCTGGCCATGGGACTGGTCGTCCGTGGATTCGCCGCGTACTTTCTGGAACGGGCGGCCATCATCGATGGGATCGTCCTCGAACCGACCCGGATCGGCGCGATCACCATCCGCGGACTCACGCTCTCGCCGGAACACCGGCTGGCCGGCTTCGTCCTCCTGGGGATATTCGTGAGCCTGCTCGGGATCGGACTCACCTCGCGGTTGACCCACGATGGCGACCGGGACCCCGAAGCGGCCTGA
- a CDS encoding sodium:calcium antiporter, which produces MNRQTVGALLGAIGLTVPWLVVWLFSVEGLSTNLTVFVSGISVLGAAFLLAWAAETAERDVPRPFAIAVLAVLAVAPEYSVDALYAWNAGAFAGTPRGIEAGNLAVANMTGANRILIGIGWAGIALFTVYRSGADLDPAVEHRDGLLADAVTVHKDLALDITFLLAATLWAFFVPLFGGIDALDMAILVGIYVTYILVILRGDIEPEEEHVGVPAALQAQPKWRRVSTVLALFAYSGLIIFTAVEPFAHGLETIGTNIGVPPFFMIQWIAPLASESPELIVVVYLVNKARSTAGFNALISSKLNQWTLLIGTLVVVYSIAYGSYGVLPFDAKQAAEIWLTAAQSFFALGILTNFEISVREALMLLGLFVSQVGLEFLIIRDAVALPLTSHELLLVYTGIYLVLGAFLFITRWGAFTTLLGRASRTIGAALPSR; this is translated from the coding sequence ATGAATCGGCAAACAGTCGGTGCGTTGCTCGGTGCGATCGGGTTGACCGTCCCCTGGCTCGTCGTCTGGCTGTTCTCGGTCGAGGGGCTGTCGACGAACCTGACCGTGTTCGTCAGCGGCATCTCGGTGCTGGGAGCGGCGTTCCTCCTCGCCTGGGCGGCCGAGACGGCCGAGCGTGACGTGCCCCGGCCATTCGCGATCGCGGTGCTCGCGGTGCTGGCCGTCGCGCCCGAGTACTCAGTCGACGCCCTCTACGCCTGGAACGCGGGCGCCTTCGCCGGGACGCCCAGGGGGATCGAGGCCGGAAACCTCGCGGTTGCGAACATGACCGGGGCCAACCGGATTCTCATCGGGATCGGGTGGGCGGGAATCGCCCTGTTCACCGTCTATCGCAGTGGGGCGGACCTCGATCCCGCCGTCGAGCATCGGGACGGCTTGCTCGCTGACGCCGTGACCGTCCACAAGGATCTCGCGCTCGACATCACCTTTCTGCTGGCTGCGACGCTCTGGGCGTTTTTCGTCCCGCTCTTTGGCGGGATCGACGCCCTGGACATGGCGATCCTGGTTGGCATCTACGTGACCTACATTCTGGTCATTCTCCGGGGTGATATCGAGCCAGAGGAGGAACACGTCGGGGTGCCGGCGGCCCTCCAGGCCCAGCCGAAGTGGCGACGGGTCTCGACGGTTCTGGCGCTGTTTGCCTACTCGGGACTGATCATCTTCACCGCCGTCGAGCCCTTCGCTCACGGCCTCGAAACGATCGGGACGAACATCGGCGTGCCTCCCTTCTTCATGATCCAGTGGATCGCGCCGCTGGCCTCCGAGTCACCGGAACTCATCGTCGTGGTCTACCTCGTGAACAAGGCCCGATCCACGGCCGGGTTCAACGCGTTGATCTCCTCGAAGCTCAATCAGTGGACACTTTTGATCGGGACCCTGGTCGTCGTCTACTCGATCGCCTACGGCTCTTACGGCGTGCTCCCCTTCGACGCGAAGCAGGCGGCCGAAATCTGGCTGACCGCCGCCCAGTCCTTTTTCGCCCTCGGAATCCTCACGAACTTCGAGATCTCGGTCCGCGAGGCCCTCATGCTGCTGGGGCTTTTCGTCTCCCAGGTGGGCCTCGAATTCCTGATCATTCGGGATGCCGTGGCACTGCCCCTGACCAGCCACGAACTACTGCTGGTCTACACTGGCATCTATCTCGTCCTCGGGGCGTTCCTCTTTATCACTCGGTGGGGCGCGTTCACGACCCTTCTGGGTCGGGCGAGCCGGACGATCGGGGCGGCCTTGCCGTCTCGGTGA
- a CDS encoding shikimate dehydrogenase, whose translation MEVYGLVGNPVGHSVSPALHEAAYEARGLDARYVTLETDPNRLGAAIEGAAALGIDGLNVTIPFKEAVLELVEPDETAAKIGAVNTIDFSGETPTGHNTDAAGARRALTHHDVDPGERTALLIGAGGAARAIGFMLVEAGATVHVANRTASRAESLAADLDATGHPLDAVPEIAPGTDLLINATSVGMESDRSPVPASIFRPEMAVMDAVYTPLETRFLRDAAAAGAQTIDGAWMLLYQGVAAFERWTGQNAPVEAMNRALRAELGAA comes from the coding sequence ATGGAGGTTTACGGACTCGTCGGAAACCCCGTCGGGCACTCCGTCTCGCCCGCGCTCCACGAGGCGGCATACGAGGCCCGTGGGCTTGACGCACGCTACGTGACCCTGGAGACCGACCCGAACCGCCTCGGAGCGGCGATCGAGGGGGCAGCCGCCCTGGGGATCGACGGCCTGAACGTGACGATTCCGTTCAAAGAGGCCGTTCTCGAACTGGTCGAACCGGACGAGACCGCCGCCAAGATCGGCGCGGTCAACACGATCGACTTCTCGGGCGAAACGCCGACCGGGCACAATACCGACGCCGCCGGAGCCAGGCGAGCGCTCACGCACCACGATGTCGACCCGGGCGAGCGAACGGCCCTGCTGATCGGGGCTGGTGGGGCCGCCCGGGCGATCGGGTTCATGCTGGTTGAGGCCGGGGCGACCGTCCACGTCGCGAACCGGACCGCCTCGCGAGCCGAATCGCTCGCGGCGGACCTGGACGCGACGGGCCACCCACTCGATGCCGTTCCCGAGATTGCACCAGGCACTGATCTCCTCATCAACGCGACCAGCGTGGGCATGGAGTCGGATCGCTCGCCCGTGCCCGCGTCGATTTTCCGCCCGGAGATGGCCGTCATGGACGCCGTCTACACCCCGCTGGAAACACGATTTCTCAGGGACGCCGCGGCGGCCGGCGCCCAGACGATCGACGGGGCCTGGATGCTGCTCTACCAGGGGGTCGCCGCCTTCGAGCGGTGGACGGGACAAAATGCGCCAGTCGAGGCGATGAATCGGGCGTTGCGAGCGGAACTGGGGGCGGCGTGA
- a CDS encoding beta-CASP ribonuclease aCPSF1: MSAVDRQLEELHETITEAVPADISVTEVKYEGPELVVYTRDPKRFARNGDLIRDLASQLRKRITVRPDPAVLSRPDKAREDVMRVIPDEAGVTDLDFHEDTGEVVIEAEKPGLVIGRHGSTLREIAQEAGWTPEVVRTPPIESSTVSNVRNFLKQQREERRDILERVGRQIHREKMADEEWVRITTLGCSREVGRAAFILSTPETRILIDAGDKPGSDDVPYLQVPEALGAGATNIDAVVLTHAHLDHSALVPLLFKYGYDGPIYTTEPTRDLMGLLTLDYLDVAAKEGRTPPYDSEMVREAINHTIPLEYGDVTDIAPDIKLTLHNAGHILGSAVSHFHIGDGLYNVAFSGDIHYEDTRLFNGAVNDFPRVETLVLESTYGGRNDYQTDQADAEEHLKEVINETVEQDGKVLIPAFAVGRSQEIMLVLEEAMRKGEIPEIPIHLDGMIWEATAIHTTYPEYLRDDLRDRIFHDDENPFLAEQFNQVDGGEDERREITDGDPAIILSTSGMVTGGPIMSWLEHLGPDPKSTMVFVGYQAQGTLGRRIQSGWDEIPISSGGGRSDRLSLEVDVETVDGFSGHADRQGLEDFVKTMNPRPEKILCVHGDERSTQELSSALYHKYDIRTFAPKNLETFRFV; encoded by the coding sequence ATGAGTGCTGTAGACCGGCAACTAGAGGAACTTCACGAGACGATCACCGAGGCGGTACCGGCCGACATCTCCGTCACCGAGGTGAAATACGAGGGCCCAGAGCTGGTCGTGTACACACGGGACCCGAAGCGATTTGCCCGCAACGGCGACCTGATCCGGGATCTCGCGAGTCAACTCCGCAAACGAATTACGGTCCGTCCCGACCCCGCGGTACTCTCCCGGCCCGACAAGGCCCGCGAGGACGTCATGCGGGTCATCCCGGACGAGGCCGGCGTGACCGATCTGGACTTCCACGAGGACACCGGGGAGGTCGTCATCGAGGCCGAAAAACCGGGCCTGGTGATCGGCCGACACGGGAGTACGCTCCGGGAGATCGCCCAGGAGGCCGGCTGGACGCCCGAAGTCGTCCGGACACCCCCGATCGAGTCCTCGACGGTCTCGAACGTGCGGAACTTCCTGAAACAACAACGGGAGGAGCGCCGAGACATTCTGGAACGGGTCGGCCGCCAGATCCACCGCGAGAAGATGGCCGACGAGGAGTGGGTCCGGATCACGACCCTGGGCTGCTCGCGGGAGGTCGGTCGAGCCGCGTTCATCCTCTCGACCCCCGAAACCCGGATCCTCATCGACGCGGGTGACAAACCCGGTTCGGACGACGTGCCGTACCTCCAGGTGCCAGAGGCGCTTGGAGCCGGCGCAACGAACATCGACGCCGTCGTTCTGACTCACGCCCACCTCGACCACTCGGCACTCGTCCCACTGCTCTTCAAGTACGGGTATGACGGCCCGATCTACACGACGGAGCCGACGCGGGACCTGATGGGGCTGCTCACGCTTGACTACCTCGACGTCGCGGCCAAGGAGGGCCGCACGCCGCCCTACGACTCCGAGATGGTCCGGGAGGCGATCAATCACACCATCCCGCTGGAGTACGGCGACGTGACCGACATCGCGCCGGACATCAAACTCACGCTCCACAACGCCGGCCACATCCTGGGCTCGGCGGTGAGTCACTTCCACATCGGCGACGGCCTTTACAACGTCGCGTTCTCGGGTGACATCCACTACGAGGACACGCGCCTGTTCAACGGGGCGGTCAATGACTTCCCCCGCGTGGAGACCCTGGTGCTCGAATCGACCTACGGCGGTCGAAACGACTACCAGACCGACCAGGCTGACGCCGAAGAGCACCTCAAAGAAGTCATCAACGAGACCGTCGAGCAGGACGGCAAGGTCCTGATCCCCGCCTTCGCGGTCGGCCGATCCCAGGAGATCATGCTCGTCCTCGAAGAGGCGATGCGAAAGGGCGAGATTCCCGAGATTCCCATCCACCTCGACGGGATGATCTGGGAGGCAACCGCGATTCACACCACCTATCCGGAGTACCTGCGTGACGATCTGCGAGACCGGATCTTCCACGACGACGAGAACCCATTCCTGGCCGAGCAGTTCAACCAGGTCGACGGCGGAGAGGACGAGCGACGCGAGATTACCGACGGCGACCCGGCGATCATCCTCTCGACCTCGGGAATGGTCACCGGTGGCCCGATCATGTCCTGGCTCGAACACCTCGGGCCCGACCCCAAATCGACGATGGTCTTCGTCGGCTACCAGGCACAGGGGACCCTCGGCCGACGGATCCAGAGTGGCTGGGACGAGATTCCCATCTCCTCGGGCGGCGGTCGCAGCGATCGGCTCAGCCTGGAGGTCGACGTGGAGACCGTCGACGGGTTCTCGGGCCACGCCGACCGGCAAGGCCTGGAGGACTTCGTGAAGACGATGAACCCCCGTCCGGAGAAGATTCTCTGTGTCCACGGCGACGAACGCTCCACCCAGGAGCTCTCATCGGCGCTCTATCACAAGTACGACATCCGCACGTTCGCACCGAAGAACCTCGAAACCTTCCGGTTCGTCTAG
- a CDS encoding D-aminoacyl-tRNA deacylase, translated as MIGIVCSTADQASVTIAEELLDLVDWTESEPGVYHHGAFELREFDRLHLELDEVAAAFDDPEYVVVASKHSGDSGPLLSAHFTGNFGDAEYGGEPRSVSQPAPGALKHVIRELDYLAPEPYEVAMECTHHGPTEYGAPAMFVELGSGPEQWDDSVGGRAVAQAILSLAGVGPDAERTFVAVGGNHYAPQPTRLLLETDAAIGHVAADWSLEELGDPEANRDLVQALFERSNTSAAVFDGDYPEVAAVLESLGYEIVSETWIRETSGVDPAVVERMESQLGTVESGLRFGERTATEDLDVRALPDELLDAAAAIDPADTVATVAAHTVAYQSEENGNRVGDRAALPDEAAYDALIDGLLGLLEREFETVKRVDGQVIAEREGFDPALAAERGVPEGPLFGRLAAGESVTVDGETIEPETVSSRETQRFDV; from the coding sequence GTGATCGGAATCGTCTGCAGCACCGCGGATCAGGCTTCGGTGACGATCGCCGAGGAGTTGCTGGACCTCGTCGATTGGACCGAGTCCGAACCCGGGGTCTACCATCACGGTGCGTTCGAACTCCGCGAGTTCGATCGGCTCCACCTGGAACTGGACGAGGTGGCGGCGGCCTTCGACGACCCGGAGTATGTCGTCGTGGCCTCGAAACACTCCGGGGACAGCGGCCCGCTTTTGAGTGCACACTTCACGGGGAACTTCGGTGACGCCGAGTACGGCGGCGAGCCGCGCAGTGTCTCCCAGCCCGCGCCTGGCGCGCTCAAACACGTCATTCGCGAACTCGACTATCTCGCACCGGAGCCATACGAAGTCGCGATGGAGTGTACCCACCACGGCCCGACCGAGTACGGCGCGCCCGCGATGTTCGTGGAACTCGGCAGCGGCCCGGAGCAGTGGGACGACTCGGTTGGCGGCCGGGCGGTCGCCCAGGCCATCCTGTCACTGGCAGGGGTTGGCCCCGACGCTGAACGAACGTTCGTCGCCGTCGGCGGGAACCACTACGCTCCCCAGCCAACTCGGCTCCTCCTGGAGACCGACGCCGCGATCGGACACGTGGCCGCGGACTGGAGTCTCGAGGAACTCGGCGACCCCGAAGCCAATCGGGATCTCGTCCAGGCACTTTTCGAGCGTAGCAACACGTCCGCCGCGGTCTTCGACGGGGACTACCCCGAGGTGGCCGCAGTCCTCGAGTCACTGGGCTACGAGATCGTGAGCGAGACGTGGATCAGAGAAACCAGCGGCGTCGATCCGGCCGTCGTCGAGCGGATGGAATCCCAACTGGGGACTGTCGAATCCGGGCTTCGGTTCGGCGAGCGGACGGCGACTGAGGACCTGGACGTGCGCGCACTTCCAGACGAACTGCTCGATGCCGCCGCGGCGATCGACCCGGCGGATACTGTGGCGACCGTCGCGGCACACACGGTCGCCTACCAGAGCGAGGAGAACGGGAACCGGGTCGGCGATCGCGCCGCGCTTCCGGACGAGGCGGCCTACGACGCGCTGATCGATGGCCTCCTCGGGCTGCTCGAACGGGAGTTCGAGACGGTGAAGCGAGTCGACGGGCAAGTGATCGCCGAACGGGAGGGCTTCGATCCGGCGCTGGCAGCCGAGCGCGGAGTGCCCGAAGGGCCGTTGTTCGGCCGGCTCGCGGCGGGCGAGTCGGTCACTGTCGACGGGGAGACCATCGAACCGGAGACAGTCTCCAGTCGGGAAACCCAGCGATTCGACGTCTGA
- a CDS encoding plasmid partition protein ParG, whose protein sequence is MTKRLTVDFEDELYKEFSKQCIDAEKTKSEVVRGLVQDWLNESEE, encoded by the coding sequence ATGACTAAACGACTCACCGTGGACTTCGAGGACGAGCTATACAAGGAGTTCTCGAAGCAATGCATCGACGCTGAGAAAACTAAGTCCGAAGTCGTGCGTGGACTCGTCCAAGACTGGCTCAACGAATCCGAAGAATGA
- a CDS encoding phosphoserine phosphatase, whose protein sequence is MAEQVEITVSSADELITDEELQEKSKGQLIKKAGQFRDRRNELNQLASSRASKRDDLNAKTREKVDSAQEHREIRDTLNDRVQAHKSVRNELNAKANELFEKVEDMKADLELDEGKDLEELKSEIEDLEFKQQTEVLSTEDERELIEEIEEKREEYQSRKEKLDQNDDLEEFVDRAEEVRAEASKHHEKVTELADRAQKHHNQMIEAYREADDVRDRADETHEEFVKAQEAADAHHQAFVEVQKRLRELDKKEEEQRKDQREEKRQEAREEAEEIYERFKEGETLDTEDLRKLQKSGHL, encoded by the coding sequence ATGGCAGAACAAGTTGAAATCACGGTATCGAGTGCGGACGAACTTATCACAGACGAAGAGCTACAGGAGAAATCCAAGGGCCAGCTGATCAAGAAGGCCGGCCAGTTCCGGGACCGACGCAACGAGCTCAACCAGCTCGCCAGCTCCCGGGCCTCCAAGCGGGACGATCTCAACGCGAAGACTCGCGAAAAGGTCGACAGCGCCCAGGAACACCGGGAAATCCGGGACACGCTCAACGACCGGGTCCAGGCTCACAAGTCGGTCCGGAACGAGCTGAACGCGAAGGCAAACGAGCTCTTCGAGAAGGTCGAGGACATGAAGGCCGACCTCGAACTGGACGAGGGCAAGGACCTCGAAGAGCTGAAATCCGAGATCGAGGACCTGGAGTTCAAACAGCAGACCGAGGTCCTCTCGACCGAGGACGAGCGGGAACTCATCGAGGAGATCGAGGAGAAACGCGAGGAGTACCAGAGCCGCAAGGAGAAACTCGACCAGAACGACGACCTCGAGGAGTTCGTCGACCGCGCGGAGGAGGTCCGGGCGGAAGCCTCCAAGCACCACGAGAAGGTCACCGAACTGGCCGACCGGGCCCAGAAACATCACAACCAGATGATCGAGGCCTACCGGGAGGCCGACGACGTTCGTGACCGGGCCGACGAGACACACGAAGAGTTCGTCAAGGCACAGGAAGCGGCCGACGCACACCACCAGGCCTTCGTCGAGGTCCAGAAGCGCCTGCGCGAACTGGACAAAAAGGAGGAAGAGCAGCGCAAGGACCAGCGCGAGGAGAAGCGCCAGGAAGCTCGCGAGGAAGCCGAGGAGATCTACGAGCGGTTCAAGGAGGGCGAAACCCTCGACACCGAGGACCTGCGCAAGCTCCAGAAGAGCGGCCACCTGTAG
- the nth gene encoding endonuclease III produces the protein MTERSEPAHNIAAGTPAEERPGGQDPQTRAEAVVDRLGELFWRSTYGDQAAFESLVRTILSQNTSDQASQPAHDALMDRFDGEGDLARALAEADREAIVSAIKSAGLYNQKSAVIQRTAEHVLEDYGSADAFDRYVREEDAVEVRDTLLTLKGVGPKTADCVLLFAGGRDGVFPVDTHVHRIYRRLGIAPPDADHEAVRAVLEREVPPRKCGYGHTTSIQFGREYCTARDPVCLADPDACPLFDLCDRVGVNLDAGTVTDPAETV, from the coding sequence ATGACCGAGCGATCCGAACCTGCACACAACATCGCCGCCGGGACGCCTGCCGAGGAGCGTCCCGGGGGGCAGGACCCCCAAACCCGGGCCGAGGCGGTCGTGGATCGTCTGGGGGAGCTTTTCTGGCGAAGTACCTACGGCGATCAGGCGGCCTTCGAATCGCTCGTCCGGACGATCCTCTCACAGAACACGAGCGACCAGGCGAGCCAGCCGGCCCACGACGCGTTAATGGATCGATTCGATGGTGAAGGGGACCTCGCCAGGGCGCTTGCCGAGGCGGATCGCGAGGCGATCGTGTCCGCGATCAAGTCCGCGGGGCTGTACAACCAGAAGTCGGCTGTCATCCAGCGCACCGCCGAACACGTCCTCGAGGACTACGGGAGCGCCGACGCGTTCGACCGGTACGTGCGCGAGGAGGATGCTGTCGAGGTCCGAGACACGTTGCTCACGCTGAAGGGTGTCGGGCCGAAGACCGCGGACTGCGTCCTGCTCTTTGCGGGCGGACGAGACGGTGTCTTTCCGGTCGATACACACGTCCACCGTATCTACCGCCGTCTCGGAATTGCCCCACCGGACGCCGATCACGAGGCGGTTCGTGCGGTACTGGAGCGGGAGGTGCCGCCACGGAAATGTGGCTACGGCCATACGACGAGCATCCAGTTCGGGCGGGAGTACTGCACGGCCCGGGACCCTGTCTGTCTAGCGGACCCTGACGCCTGCCCGCTCTTCGATCTCTGTGATCGAGTCGGAGTAAATCTCGACGCCGGGACCGTCACCGATCCCGCTGAAACAGTCTAG
- a CDS encoding NDP-sugar synthase, which produces MDAVVLAGGYATRLWPITKHRPKMFLPIGSETVIDRIFAELEADERIETVYVSTNERFAPDFREHLKSTDYEKPQLSIEETTAESEKFGVIGALAQLVDREGVTDDLIVLAGDNLISFDVSEFVDFFESRGTPTIAAYDVGSRERAKSYGLVELDGTAVTNFQEKPADPQSTLVSIATYAFPAESLSQLETYLAGDNNPDEPGWFIQWLQERGPVHAFTFDGAWFDIGTPESYLDAVRWALDGETVVAEDATLVDSTLGENVHVMGGARIEDSQVHNAVIFPNTTIRNCEVRDSIIDEETCIENIDFSGALVGAHTDLSASN; this is translated from the coding sequence ATGGATGCTGTCGTACTTGCGGGGGGATATGCGACCCGGCTGTGGCCGATCACGAAACATCGGCCAAAGATGTTTCTCCCGATCGGATCCGAAACGGTCATTGACCGAATTTTCGCCGAACTGGAGGCCGACGAGCGCATCGAGACGGTCTATGTGAGCACGAACGAGCGCTTTGCACCCGACTTTCGCGAACACCTCAAGAGCACTGACTACGAGAAACCACAGCTCTCTATCGAGGAGACGACCGCCGAATCGGAGAAATTTGGCGTGATCGGGGCCCTCGCTCAACTGGTCGACCGCGAGGGCGTGACGGACGATCTGATCGTACTGGCGGGGGACAACCTCATCAGCTTCGACGTGAGCGAGTTCGTGGACTTCTTCGAATCCAGGGGCACCCCGACCATCGCCGCCTACGACGTCGGCAGTCGGGAACGCGCCAAGTCCTACGGGCTGGTCGAACTGGACGGCACCGCCGTCACGAACTTCCAGGAGAAGCCGGCCGACCCGCAGAGCACGCTCGTCTCGATCGCCACCTATGCCTTCCCCGCCGAGTCACTCTCGCAACTGGAGACCTACCTGGCAGGTGACAACAACCCCGACGAGCCGGGGTGGTTCATCCAGTGGCTTCAGGAGCGGGGGCCGGTCCATGCCTTTACCTTCGACGGCGCGTGGTTCGATATCGGAACTCCGGAGAGCTACCTGGACGCCGTCCGCTGGGCCCTCGACGGGGAGACGGTCGTGGCCGAGGATGCCACGCTCGTCGACTCCACCCTCGGGGAGAACGTTCACGTCATGGGCGGGGCCCGTATCGAGGACTCACAGGTTCACAACGCCGTTATCTTTCCGAACACGACGATCCGTAACTGCGAGGTGCGGGACTCGATCATCGACGAGGAGACCTGCATCGAGAACATCGATTTCTCGGGGGCACTCGTCGGTGCTCACACCGACCTCTCCGCGTCGAACTGA
- a CDS encoding diphthine--ammonia ligase, which yields MEDGQWVSLFSGGKDSVAAFVMAREAGLAVDRLVTVHPEGDSYLYHVPATRLAELAATSIGVELTAVPGGTSTGHDSSERGDEELEPLEETLEALDEEVAGGLAGVTVGAIESEFQATRIADMCRRLGIDMYAPLWRRDPVELGEWFLDRGFTIKIVAVAAAGLDESWLGRTLDREAFAELQALNEQYGVHVLGEGGEFETLVTEGPHMNQPIEIEYTTHWDGTRGHVEIESARLG from the coding sequence ATGGAAGACGGGCAGTGGGTCAGTCTCTTCTCCGGGGGCAAGGACTCGGTCGCAGCCTTCGTCATGGCCCGGGAGGCCGGGTTGGCCGTGGATCGGCTGGTGACCGTCCACCCGGAGGGTGACTCCTATCTCTATCACGTGCCGGCAACCCGCCTGGCCGAGTTGGCTGCAACGAGCATCGGCGTCGAGTTGACGGCGGTCCCCGGCGGCACGAGTACGGGCCACGATTCGAGCGAGCGCGGGGACGAAGAGCTCGAACCGCTCGAAGAAACCCTCGAAGCCCTCGACGAGGAGGTCGCTGGTGGCCTGGCCGGTGTAACCGTCGGAGCCATCGAGAGCGAGTTCCAGGCCACCCGAATCGCGGATATGTGCCGCCGACTGGGCATCGACATGTACGCTCCGCTCTGGCGACGGGATCCCGTCGAACTCGGCGAGTGGTTCCTCGACCGGGGCTTTACGATCAAGATCGTGGCCGTGGCCGCGGCGGGACTCGACGAATCCTGGCTCGGGCGAACCCTCGACCGCGAAGCGTTCGCGGAGTTACAGGCCCTCAACGAGCAGTACGGGGTCCATGTTTTGGGCGAGGGCGGCGAGTTCGAGACGCTCGTCACAGAGGGTCCGCACATGAACCAGCCGATCGAAATCGAGTACACGACACATTGGGATGGCACCCGTGGCCACGTCGAAATCGAGTCCGCCCGGCTCGGCTGA
- a CDS encoding DUF371 domain-containing protein translates to MEERISASGHEFVLAEHASTFEVTTDDYLTKAGDCILGIEADRAPADFDAEFVAAASDASATITATFRADGRAVSITGRGDPRLTFENERSMVGRTSEYVDDRTIMVEADAAAADLDREFVAALANGADLTVVLRVE, encoded by the coding sequence ATCGAGGAACGAATTTCGGCGTCGGGACACGAGTTCGTCCTGGCCGAACACGCGAGCACGTTCGAGGTGACTACCGACGACTACCTCACGAAAGCCGGCGACTGTATTCTGGGGATCGAAGCCGACCGTGCACCGGCGGATTTCGACGCCGAATTCGTCGCGGCGGCGAGTGATGCCTCGGCGACGATCACTGCAACCTTCCGCGCGGACGGTCGTGCGGTCTCCATCACGGGTCGTGGGGATCCGCGGCTCACCTTCGAGAACGAGCGGAGCATGGTCGGTCGCACAAGTGAATACGTCGACGACCGGACGATCATGGTCGAAGCCGACGCCGCCGCGGCGGACCTGGATCGGGAGTTCGTCGCCGCGCTCGCGAACGGGGCCGACCTTACCGTCGTACTGCGGGTCGAGTGA
- a CDS encoding HVO_2922 family protein, whose translation MSTGQRFEIFEDRAGEWRWRLVAANGNIIADSGEGYSSKQGAKRGIQSVKRGAADAAVEVLED comes from the coding sequence ATGAGTACTGGGCAACGGTTTGAAATCTTCGAGGACAGGGCCGGTGAGTGGCGATGGCGACTCGTCGCCGCGAACGGGAACATCATCGCGGACAGCGGCGAGGGCTACAGCTCGAAACAGGGCGCGAAACGTGGTATCCAGAGCGTGAAACGGGGCGCAGCCGACGCCGCCGTCGAAGTACTCGAGGACTGA